In Dolichospermum sp. DET69, the genomic stretch ATCCACCAAATAACATCAACAGCGCATTTTTAATTTTGTTTTCGTTGTGGTCCGTATTGCGGTCAAAATGATAACCTGTACGAAAAGCAGATTCTCCCACGGTGTAAGCTGCACCATCTAAAACGATTCTTCCTGGTACATCTTCCATCTCTGCTGTAGAAATATAACTGGGGATACGAACGACTTCAAATCCATCGACGAAAAGTTTCAGACTACCGTAACCGTTATCGAATCCTGCTGGAAAGATTTTTTGCAAGGCGTGAATGTTAGACATGGGGGTCAAGTGGGATACAAAAAAAGGGTGGCACAAAAATACCCTAAGTATCTCCTATATATACCCTAGATAGGGGCTAAAAGTTTAATTATTTTCAATTTTCGCGTTAGGGTATATTTATCCCACAAGTAACCCCTATATATACCCCAAATTATTTTATTTTAGCAATATAGACCCTATATAACCCCTATGCAGGTTATAAGCAGGTTATACATAGGGGTCAAAGGAAATAAATACAAGTCTCTAATCTCTTTTTGGGGTATATATAACCCCTATAAAACACCTAAATATACCCTAAATTAATTTTAGTTAGTAATTTTACGAACGTATAATATTGCGTGCGAATAGCAATGGAACCAAAATATACGTTAACGACTGATTCATGTGATAACAATAAAATTTATACCTTTTTCAAGGTCTCATTTTCATAGTAAATTCAGGCTTTCAGGTTTTTTTCTGTGATAAAAATTGTTATTACCGGAAAAGTTATATTTTAATGCAACGACTCAAAATCAATGACAGCAAGGATTTTTGGCTTAACATACACTCCTGTTCTCATGCTACTCACGGGCGAACATCAATCTTCTTCTAGTAAATTTTCCATTTGAAATAACAGTTTTTCTAATTGTTTTTGCTTTTGGGGATTGGATAAAACCTTTGTTTTTTGCACTCGTCCCAAAATGGATGTAATGCGCTGTTTGAGAGGATTTGAGGTATCCTGGCTAGGTTTAGTTTCGTTAAGACTACGGATACGTTCTTTAATTTGAGTTAGTGATAATCGACTAGCGATCGCTTCTGCTAGTAAACTTTGGCGTAACTGTTCATTCTTCACCCGTGCAATGGCATTGGCCTTGGTGTACTCAATTTTCCCGGAACGCAGCGCCTCTAAAATATCTATAGGTAGTTTTAGTAAAGGTAGACGATTACTCACAAAAGACTCCCACCCCATCAACCCTAAATCAGTAAATATCGCCTTAATTGCTTCAGATTCTGGTTGACTAATAACGTTATTAGTCAATCGGGAAACATCATTCAACATCCGATAAAGCAAGGCTGTGACTTCATTTGGAGTTGATTCTAATCGCAGTGACAGTAGCTGCAAAATACCTTCAGTTTCTTCTACTGGATTCAGGTCTTCCCGTTGGAGATTTTCTACTAGGGCAATGGTAAAAGCTTCAGAATCAGTTAATGTGCGGATGGTAACAGGAACTTCTAATAATCCCACAGCTTGCGCTGCCCGATAGCGTCTTTCTCCGGCTACTAATTCATACTGCCCTGGTTGACTTAAAATTGGTCGAATGAGCAGATTTTCTAAAATGCCATGCTCTTTCACAGATTGAATGAGTTGCTCCATCTTGAGCGGATCAAAATAGCGCCGGGGCTGTTGAGAGGGCAGACTAATAGCAGATAAAGCCACCGTTGCTGTTGGCAGTGGTGAATCTT encodes the following:
- a CDS encoding ParB/RepB/Spo0J family partition protein — translated: MSSKRRELKDFLYESTEPTKDSPLPTATVALSAISLPSQQPRRYFDPLKMEQLIQSVKEHGILENLLIRPILSQPGQYELVAGERRYRAAQAVGLLEVPVTIRTLTDSEAFTIALVENLQREDLNPVEETEGILQLLSLRLESTPNEVTALLYRMLNDVSRLTNNVISQPESEAIKAIFTDLGLMGWESFVSNRLPLLKLPIDILEALRSGKIEYTKANAIARVKNEQLRQSLLAEAIASRLSLTQIKERIRSLNETKPSQDTSNPLKQRITSILGRVQKTKVLSNPQKQKQLEKLLFQMENLLEED